A genomic window from Pseudoalteromonas piratica includes:
- a CDS encoding NfeD family protein, which produces MIIELLNNLEPWHWLSLGLLLLGAEALGASGFLLGTAIAAFLLAIINALFSDITWQTQAILFAIAALSFSIAYWKYFKEFNNRSDHGPLNQRAASLIGRELVVEHDLSGGYGRIQIGDTFWKVKFDGEIDKGTRVKVVNADSMTLEIIATH; this is translated from the coding sequence ATGATTATAGAGCTATTAAATAATTTAGAACCTTGGCATTGGCTGTCTCTAGGTTTACTTCTGCTAGGAGCAGAAGCACTTGGCGCATCAGGCTTTTTGCTAGGAACGGCAATTGCCGCATTTTTACTAGCAATTATCAATGCCCTGTTTAGTGATATTACATGGCAAACGCAAGCCATTTTATTTGCTATTGCAGCGCTTTCCTTTTCCATTGCGTATTGGAAATATTTTAAAGAATTTAATAACCGCTCAGATCACGGCCCGCTTAACCAACGTGCCGCGAGCTTAATAGGCAGAGAACTTGTAGTAGAGCACGATTTATCAGGTGGCTATGGGCGCATTCAAATTGGCGATACTTTTTGGAAGGTCAAGTTTGATGGTGAGATAGATAAAGGTACTCGCGTAAAAGTGGTAAATGCCGACAGCATGACCTTAGAAATCATTGCGACCCACTAA
- a CDS encoding pseudouridine synthase has product MNKIRLAKYIADAGVCSRRQASRFIDQQRVRVNGALANHIDHVDSNDDIEVNGQQVVPSNEKHYYAIFKPIGVDCKLIPSDPNSLIHLLPEAMRLFPIGRLDKDSHGLLLLTNDGALCHQLNHPDFEKEKEYIVTTSKPITDEFCQQMMAGVSVKGEITRRCLVEQLNETQFRIVLTQGLNRQIRRMTKYCGNYVTDLKRVRIAKLTLAELNLEPGKYCSISRSQIIS; this is encoded by the coding sequence GTGAACAAAATTCGCCTAGCCAAATATATTGCTGATGCCGGGGTCTGTTCTCGGCGTCAAGCCTCTCGCTTTATTGATCAACAACGTGTACGCGTTAATGGAGCCTTGGCAAATCATATAGATCATGTTGATAGCAACGATGATATTGAAGTCAATGGGCAACAAGTCGTGCCGTCCAATGAAAAACATTACTACGCAATTTTCAAGCCCATTGGAGTGGATTGTAAATTAATCCCAAGCGATCCAAATAGCCTTATTCATCTATTGCCAGAAGCCATGCGACTGTTTCCAATTGGACGCTTAGATAAAGATTCTCATGGATTGCTATTACTTACCAATGATGGTGCATTATGCCACCAGTTAAATCACCCAGATTTCGAGAAAGAAAAAGAATATATCGTCACCACCAGTAAGCCTATCACTGATGAATTCTGCCAACAAATGATGGCTGGCGTGTCGGTAAAAGGTGAAATTACAAGGCGGTGTCTTGTAGAGCAATTAAATGAAACGCAATTTCGCATTGTATTAACGCAAGGGCTCAATCGCCAAATACGCAGAATGACTAAGTATTGTGGGAATTATGTAACTGATTTAAAACGCGTAAGAATTGCAAAGCTAACACTTGCCGAGCTGAATCTCGAACCCGGCAAATATTGCTCTATAAGCCGAAGCCAAATTATTTCCTAA
- a CDS encoding DMT family transporter, producing MLWVFFTVLAAFMQTFRNGLQSKLSKHVSTLGVTLARFLFATPIALIYIIVLYQYKPVEIPTFNSQFYTYVAVAAGMQILATALMVVLFKQQNFAIGAGLAKSEALVAAILGALLFGSKLTLLGWFGVLIGALAVFVLSGLKFSQGFKLKTVLIGLSCGSAFALTSLSVREASIALNLPFPHSAAWVLLWVLSIQTLILLIHITVKEKHTLSKLKLHFPTTFAISVTSCIGSIGWFSAMSLQYVAYVKTLGQIEVLFTILLAIFWLKQKPSKNELLGLILIAFAAILVMWQ from the coding sequence ATGCTTTGGGTCTTTTTTACGGTGCTTGCCGCCTTTATGCAAACCTTTCGTAATGGCTTGCAAAGTAAATTGAGTAAGCATGTTAGTACACTCGGTGTAACGCTCGCGCGTTTTCTTTTTGCCACTCCCATTGCGCTCATTTATATCATCGTATTATATCAATATAAACCTGTCGAAATTCCCACATTCAACAGTCAGTTTTACACCTATGTGGCTGTTGCTGCAGGCATGCAAATCTTAGCCACAGCGCTGATGGTTGTACTGTTTAAGCAGCAAAACTTCGCCATCGGTGCAGGGCTTGCCAAAAGTGAAGCGCTAGTTGCTGCGATTTTGGGCGCGCTCCTCTTTGGCAGTAAACTGACTCTGCTTGGTTGGTTTGGTGTTTTAATCGGTGCTCTCGCTGTTTTTGTGCTGAGTGGACTAAAGTTTAGCCAAGGGTTTAAGCTGAAAACGGTCCTGATAGGTCTGAGCTGCGGCAGTGCCTTTGCGCTAACCTCACTTTCTGTTCGTGAGGCCAGTATTGCCCTTAATTTACCTTTTCCACACAGTGCGGCTTGGGTACTATTGTGGGTGCTGAGTATACAAACACTGATCCTGTTGATTCATATCACAGTCAAAGAAAAACATACTTTAAGTAAATTAAAGCTGCACTTTCCTACAACATTTGCCATTAGTGTGACAAGCTGTATTGGTTCTATCGGCTGGTTTAGTGCAATGAGCCTTCAGTATGTTGCTTATGTTAAAACATTAGGACAAATAGAAGTCCTGTTTACTATTTTGCTTGCGATATTCTGGCTAAAACAAAAACCGAGCAAAAATGAACTGCTCGGTCTTATTTTAATTGCTTTTGCCGCGATTTTGGTAATGTGGCAGTAG
- a CDS encoding efflux RND transporter periplasmic adaptor subunit, which yields MTKQKVLIPIIAIVSLIVMIIAMAGGFDDKISPNIADEQANNLESMTLEPYRYVEKLWLPANLIAKQNTQVASRILANVTSVNVRAGDMVQAGDVIAELDNQDLKAQVRQIAAQVEAVSAQLTQASLQLERNKTLREQGLISVNDLDAVQSTFDQLRATKLSYEQQLDQAKVTLTYSKIVAPIAGKVVDRMVEPGDLVNPGQAVVALYNPTSIQISSFIPESQAVNLTLGQQLHVELSSLNQIRSARVSEIVPLADSAARSFEVKLDLAGDNIDLTGLMPGMYAKVGIASATREVIAIDAKYIQHFGQLAKVSVLENGNVSERFVRLGQPIENNLVIIVSGLSVGEQLVI from the coding sequence ATGACAAAACAAAAAGTATTAATTCCGATCATTGCTATTGTTAGTTTAATTGTAATGATCATTGCGATGGCCGGTGGCTTTGACGATAAAATTTCCCCGAATATCGCAGATGAACAAGCGAACAATTTAGAATCAATGACGCTTGAACCTTATCGCTATGTTGAAAAACTGTGGCTGCCAGCCAACCTTATTGCGAAACAAAATACCCAAGTGGCAAGTCGTATTTTAGCGAATGTGACATCAGTGAACGTAAGAGCTGGCGATATGGTACAAGCAGGCGATGTTATTGCCGAACTCGATAACCAAGACTTAAAGGCGCAAGTAAGACAAATTGCAGCGCAGGTTGAAGCCGTTTCAGCACAATTAACACAAGCGTCTTTGCAGTTAGAGCGCAATAAAACCTTACGCGAACAAGGGCTGATTTCGGTAAATGACCTAGACGCAGTGCAATCAACGTTTGATCAGCTACGCGCTACTAAACTCAGCTATGAACAACAACTTGATCAAGCGAAAGTGACGTTAACTTACAGTAAAATTGTTGCGCCAATTGCGGGTAAAGTGGTGGATCGTATGGTTGAACCGGGTGATTTAGTAAATCCTGGGCAAGCGGTTGTTGCGCTTTATAATCCAACCAGTATCCAAATAAGCAGCTTTATCCCTGAAAGCCAAGCAGTCAATTTAACGCTTGGCCAACAACTTCATGTAGAGCTCTCGTCACTTAATCAGATTCGGTCAGCCCGAGTAAGTGAAATTGTGCCGCTCGCTGATAGTGCGGCACGCAGTTTTGAAGTAAAGCTGGATTTAGCGGGCGATAATATTGATCTGACAGGGTTGATGCCGGGCATGTATGCAAAAGTGGGTATTGCTAGCGCGACACGCGAAGTGATTGCGATAGATGCCAAATATATCCAACATTTTGGTCAACTTGCGAAAGTATCTGTGCTTGAAAATGGCAATGTGAGTGAGCGTTTTGTTCGCTTAGGACAACCGATAGAGAATAACTTAGTAATTATCGTATCTGGTTTATCAGTTGGTGAACAGTTAGTGATCTAG